GAGCTGTTCTCCAGTTTCGGCCTGGCGATGCTGACCGGCGTGCTGTGCATCTACATCGTGCTGGTGCTGCTGTTCAAGGACTTCGTGCAGCCGATCACCATCCTGGCGGCCCTGGTGCTGTCGATCCCGGGCGCCTTCTTCGCGCTGTTCATCACCCATACCGCGCTGTCGATGCCCTCGATGATCGGCCTGATCATGCTGATGGGCATCGCGACCAAGAACTCGATCCTGCTGGTCGACTACGTGATCATCGCGCGCCGCGACCATGGCCTGGCGCGCTTCGAGGCCATCCTCGACGCCTGCCACAAGCGCGCGCGGCCGATCGTGATGACGACCATCGCGATGGGTGCCGGCATGCTGCCGATCGCGATGGGCATCGGCGTCGACCCGAGCTTCCGCGCGCCGATGGCCATCGTCGTGATCGGCGGCCTGATCACCTCGACCTTCCTGAGCCTGCTGGTGATCCCCATCGTCTTCACCTATGTGGACGATCTGGTGCAGAAACTGCGCCCGCGCCGCCGCCAGAGCCATCGAGCCGAGACCGGTGGGGCGATGGCCGACTGATCCGAGCCCGCGCGTTGCAGCAGTCGCACGGGCGGGCGCCTGGCGCGTGCTGCGGCCGCGGTCGTCACGTCGCTGCCATCCCCGCTGATCAGCATGGCGACCTTTGTTTCGAGGACAAGGGTTTCATGAAGATCAGCAAAACGACGAGCAGCGCGCTCCTGGGCATGACCATGCTGCTGGCGGCCTGCGGGGGTGGCGGCGACGGGGTGCCGGCACCCGCGCCCGAGCCCGCACCACCTGCGGTCAAGGCCTTGAGCGTGGGTGTGTTGCCCGATACCCAGGGCGGCGGCTCCAATGTATCGGTCCATCCGATGCGCGCGCTGCTGGAGCTGTACAAGCAGCAGAAGGTCGATGTGGTGCTGGTGGTCGGCGACCTGGCCGAGAACGGCTCGGCGGCCGAGTACCGCCAATGGCGCGAGGTGGCCGAGGCCTACAAGCCCTTCATGACCTTTTTGCCCATCATGGGCAACCATGACAACAAGGGCATGGACCAGGACTGGCATGACCTGGTGGCCGACTTCATTCCCGCGGACGCCGAACATATGGCCGGCGCGCGCAACAAGAACTATGCGCTGCTGCGCAAGGGCGTGCTGCTGATCAACATCTCCTACGGCTGGATGCCCTTCGCCTACGACTTCGTCGAGCAGACCATCCTCAAGCACAAGGCACAGGCGCGCCATATCGTGCTGCAGACCCACAACTCCTTTGTCGGCAACAAGTACGGCCTGCTGCGTGAGCGCATTGTCGAGGGCTACAAGTCGGAAGAGGGCGATGTCGCCTTCAAGGGCGTGTACGAGAAGTACCGCAAGCTGCTCGCCGACCACGACGTGGTCTATGTGTCGGGCCATGAGCATCTGTATGCGCGCAGCCTGATCCGCGATCCGGCCCAGCGCAACTTCATGCAGATCGTCTCCGGCAGCGCCTCCTACAAGGGCTATGAGAACCGCTTCGGCGAGCATGAGCTGGTGCAGAACACGCTGATGCTGAAGGCCCGCACCGAGGCCACGGGAACGCTGGACGTGAATGCCTCCATCCTCGACTTCAGGGACGACGTGCTGGACTTCAAGGCCTGGTATGCCGAGCACAGCGTGATGAAGAACGAGGACGGCCCCAAGGAACTGGCCCAGCCCAGGTGGCAGCTGTTCGACCGCTTCCGCCGCAGCGCGGCGCGCTGCGAAAAGCTGGTCTACCCGGCCAGCTTTCCCAGCGAGATCCAGCGCAACAACGCCTATGACACCAGCTACCGCAGCAGCGCCTGCCCCTCGCCGCAGGGCCTGGTGGCACGGGTGCTGGACGGCGAGAACCTCAGCTTCAACCGCCACGACACGCGCAGCCGCAGCATGAGCGCCGAGCCCGGCAAGACCGAGGCGGCCAACAACCGCGAGCTGCTGTCGCTGATGCAGCGCCATATGTTCATCGCCCATGAGAGCTGGCGGCCGAATCTGAACAACAGCCAGCGTGCGCGCCTGGTGAACATCGGCCAGGCCGACGAGGAGGTCGAGGTGCGCGCCACCACCATCGACCTGAAGAAGCAACTGATTCTGGCCTGGGAGCCCAGGACCGAGAGCCTGCAGTCCGAGGTGTTGAGCGTCAGCGGCACGGCAGGTCAGGGCGGCACCTACATCGATCCCTACGGCCGTGCCAAGGACATCGCCACCGCGGCCGGCTTGCCCGGCTCGCTGGGCGATGGCAGCGAGGCCGGCAAGCGGCCGGTGCAATTGCCGGCCGCGGCGAGCAAGGGGTGGACGCTGGACGGCGAGGGCCAGGGCGATCGCTATGTGCTGGAGTTCGGCCTGCCCAAGGACGTCAAGCCCGAACAGGTCCTGCTGGCGCGCCAGGACGGTGCCGGCCGCTGGCAGGCGTTGGCACAGGCCGGCTGCCTCAGTACCAGGCCCTATGCCGCGGCCTATCTGCTGACGGCGCCGGCCGACGTGAGCGGGACCTGCGCCGCGGCGCCGGCCATCGTCGGTTTCGATGCGGCCAGGAAGACCTTCTGGGCGCGCGTATCCCAGGAGGGCCGCTTCGCGCTGGTGGCGCGGCCCTGAGCTGGCGCCGAGCCCGCCCTCAGTAGTAGGTCAGTGTCGCGGTGAGCGAGTCGCTGTAGGCGCCCGGCGCGGCGCCCAGCTGACGCCCGGCCAGGCGGCCGTAGACCCAGTGGATCTGCGGCGGCGACAGCCCCGCCAGGTCCAAGGTGACGCTGCTGCTGATCTTCTGCGTGCCGCCGGTCGTGCCGTCGCCCAGCACCGCGGTGTAGGTAGCGTCGGTGTAGAGGTTGTAGTCCAGCGTGTGGGCGCCGAACTTCAGCTTGCGGATGGCGTAGCTGCCGCTGCTGCCGGTGCTCATCGTCACCTCATAGGGGATCAGGAGCCCGATCACGCCGCCGCACTGGACGCGCACGGTGCCGCTGCTGTCGGTGTTGCCGAAGGCCAGCGGGTTGTAGCTGCCGAAGGCCAGGGTGGTGGTGGTGACGCTGCAGCTGCAGACCAACGTGCACACGGCCCGCGCCGGCCCGGCCAGGCCCAGCAGCAGGCCCAGCAGCAGCAGTGGCCGCAGGAAGGGGGTGTGGATCGTCGTCGTCCTTGGGCTCATCGCGTCTCCAGGCAGCGCAGCTGGCCCAGCTCGGGCAGCTCCGCGGTGTCGCTCGGCAGTTGCAGTATCACGCTGCACTGGCCCTCCGGCCAGCGCGCGCGCACCCGGTTGGCGCCGGGGGCCAGGCCACCGACGAAGGCGCGCCCGTCCAGGCCGACGACGAACAGCCGGCTCTGGCCCTGCACCTGCAGCTCGCTGCCGGGCGGCAGCGGCGCGCCGGTGGCGTCGACCAGGCGAAAGCTCGCGCTGCGGCTGCGCGTGACCGGGAACTCGATCAGCGCGGCGCTGCGCGCGGCCGGGATCAGGCGCAGCTCCAGGATCTCCAGCTCGGCGTCGTAGGGCAGGTCGGTCGCATTGATCGCGACCCGGTTGCTCTGGTAGCCGCGCAGCCCGCCGATGAAGGCGCGGCCGCGCGCATCGGTGCGCGCCACCTCATGGTTGTCGTGCAGCACCCCGATGCCCGGATAGTCGGCCACCTGCACGACGACGAAGCCGCCGTCGATGCGCCGGCTGGTATAGACGGAGCCGTCCATCCAGGCCAGGCCGCCCGACAGGCCGGCGCGCGCCTCGGTCTGGCGCCCCAGGCGGGCGACGCCGCCGTTGAAGACGAAGCGCTCGCCCTGCCAGTAGCTCTGCACCATCTGGCGGCGCTGCTGGCCGCTCTCCGCCAGCAACTGGTAGCCCAGGCCGCGGCCCAGCGGCGGGTTCTGCTGCACCTGGACCTGCAGCTGCTGGCTGTCGCCGCCGGACTCGGGCGGCGCGCGGTTGCGGGTCAGGGCGATGCCGGCGCTGCTGCGCTCGCCCAGCGCATGGTTCCAGGCCAGCGCGATCGTGGTGGCGCCGTTGCCGGCCAGGTCGCGCAGCGCCACCAGGCTCAGATAGCCCCAGCCGCCCAGGTCGCGGCCCCAGTTGAGGCTCAGCAGCTTGGTCGGCTGGGCCAGCAGGCGGTCGTCCTGGCGCACATAGGACAGGCCCAGCGCATGGCCGGCCCAGCTGGTGCCGACCGCGGCCGACAGGTTCCAGCGCGCGTCCTCGCGGCGGCTCGGCGGCGCGCCGGTGATCGCGTCGGGGCTGCGCATATCGCCGGCCTGGGCGAAGCCGGCGCTGACGCGCTGGAACTGCAGGCTGCCGCTCCAGTCGCGCGCCTGCCGGTCCAGCCCGGCGGCCAGCAGCCAGCCGCGCCCGCGCTGCTGGCTGCGGCTCAGCGCCAGCGAGCCGTTGGCGGTGCCCAGGCGCGGCCAGAGCCAGATGCCGGTGGCGCCCAGGGTCTGCTGCGAGCGCTGCAGTTCGGCGCGCAACTCGCGGGTGAAGCTCTCGCTGATGCCGCGGCGCTCGGTGGCGCTGAGCAGGGCCGCGCCATAGCGGTTGCTGTGCGTGCCGTAGTCCTCGCGCAGCCGGCCCAGCTCCAGGCTCCAGGCGCGCAGGCCCGGCTTCAGCAGCGCAGGGCTGACGTAGTAGGGCTGGACGATCACCTGTTCGCGGCCCAGCAGGTCGCGCACCACCGTCCGGATCTCGCCCTGGCCGGTGATCAGCGGCAGGTCCGAGATGTCGAAGGCGCCGGCCTGCAGCCGGCCCTGCAGGCGCTGACTGTTGTTGACATAGACATCCAGGGTCGAGGGCAGGGCGGTCTCGCCGCGCAGGGTCGGCAGCGGGAAGCTCAGGAAGCCCGGCCGCAGCGCGAAATCGGTGCCCCATTGAACGCCGCCCAGGCGCAGCGCGCGGCCCCAGGCGCCGGGCTGGCCGACCGTGTCGCCGATGCGCAGCCGGGTCATGTTCTGCGGCCGGTCCAGGGTCCAGCGCGTCTCCAGGCGCAGCAGCCGGCCGCCATCGCGGTACAGCATCAGCTGGTTCAGGTCGCCGCGCCGGGTCAGCGCACCCAGCTCGAGCAGCCCGTCCAGGGTGCCGGCGCCGCTGCCGGCCGGGCCGGACAGGCGGCGCTGCCATTGCAGGTCGTAGTTGGCCAGCAGGCCCAGGCGTGCCGGCAGGGTCGGGCGCTGGGCCGCGGCCTCCAGCGCCAGGCTCTGGGCGCGGAAGGCCGAGGCCGGCAACTCGATCAGCAGGGTCTGGGTGGCCTCCTCGATCTGCCAGGAGAAGCCGTCGCCCAGCAGCACGTGCAGCTCGCCGTCGATCATGCGCGGCGAGCGGATCGGCAGCTTCAGATTCAGGCTCTCCCACATGGTCTGCGGGATCGCCAGGCCGTCGGGCAGGCGCACCGCGCGCAGGGTCTGCGGCTGCGGCACGCCGTTGATGCGCAGGCCCAGCAGCAGGGTCTCGCCGAGCTGGGCGCGTTGCTGGATCTCGGCCAGCGCGCGCGCCAGCTCGGGGCTGCTGGCCAGCGGGGGCAGGGCGGACTCGGCCGCCCTGCCCATCCGGATCGGGAGGAGCAGGTTCAGGAACAGCAGGATCAGTATGGCCTCAGGGCCGCGCCTCATTCAGCGCTACCTGCTGCAGGCCGCGATCGGTCATGACCTCGAGCCGGCTGGGCGTGCCGCCGCCGGCCTGCAGGCGGAAGCTGCGCTCCTCGCCGGGGAAGATGACGGCGTTCGAGCCCTGCAGCGCCAGCGGCCTGCCCTGCGCGCCCTCGCCGTGCAGGCGCAGCTCGGAGACCCGCAGATGCACATTGCCGCTGTTGGTGACGCTGGCCACCATGTCGCCGTTGGACTCGCGGCGCAGGCTCCAGCGTTCGTCGCGCAGCACCCTGGCCGGCGCCACATAGACCGGCACCCGCAGCGCCACCAGCACCCGCACCGTGCCGGCCATCTGGCCGACGTCGGACAGGCGCGGCATCGGGATCTCGCGCAGCACCATGCGGTAGGTGGCCTCCTGCTGCAGCTCCTGGGCGCGGCGCAGGCCGACGCGCAGCACCTGGGTCTGGCCCGGCTGCACGGTGAAGATCGGCGGGTTGACGATGATGTCGCTGGTCGGGCCGTCGACATCCTTGCCCTCGACCCGGGTCCAGGCGATCGCGTCGGCCTGCATCACCACCGGCTCGGCGCCGTTGTTGGTGACCTGCACGGTGGCGCGGTCGTTGAGGCGGTCGAGCCGGACGTTGACCGGCATCAGGCTGACATCGGCGGCCTGCGCCAGCCAGGGGATCAGCAGCAGCCAGGGCAGCAGCAGGCGGTGGATCAGACGCTTCATGACGGGCCTCCCTTGGCGCGTTCCGGAGCAGGGCGGGATCAGTAGCTGACGGTGACGGTCACGGTATCGGTATAGGCGCCGGGTATCACGTTCGCCAGCGAGGGCAGGCGGCCGTAGATCGTCAGGCTCTGGGTGCTGCCGGTGCCGGTGCCGCTGTGGGTGCTGGAACCGGTGCCGTTGCCCCAGACGGTGGAGCGGCCGTTGTCCAGGTAGAGCTGGTAGCCCAGCAGGTTGGAGCCGCTCTTCATCGCGCGGCTGGTGAAGTTGGCCGCGCCGCCGGCGTTCTGGCCCGCGTCCAGCGCCACGGTGTAGGGCGTGGTGTTGGTGCAGACGACGCTCAGGGTCGAGCTGGAATCCAGCGGGGTGGCGGTGGCCAGCGGGTCGATGCTGCTGCCGAAGTTCAGCGCGGCGCCGGAGACGGTGCAGGCGCTGATCACGGTGGCCGTGACCTGGAAGGTGTTGGTGGTGGTGGTGGCCTGGGCCGACAGGGCCAGGGAGGCGGCGGCCAGGGCCGCGAGCAGGGGGGCGATGCGGATGTTCATCCCGGGCTCCTTGTGCGGACGATGGCGTTACTGGGTGAAGGCCGAGCCGGGGCGCGGCTGCTGGGTGCCATAGGCGTCCGCCTCGGCCAGGGTCAGCAGGGCGCGCGCCGAGATCGCGTCGCGGGGGAACAGGGCCACGCCCAGCTCGGAGGGCATGCTCAGCTGCAGGCCCTTGATCTCGAAGGGCTGGCCCATCAGGGTGTTCAGGCGCTGGGCGAACAGGGCGGCCTCGGCGGCCGACTCGACCCGGGTCAGCACCAGCGAGAACTGGTCCTCGGCATGGCGCGCCAGCACATCGGCCGGCGTGCTGCATTGGGCCAGCCGGGCAGCGGTCTCGCGCATCACGCTGTCGACCCCGGTTTCGCCCTGGGCCTCGCGCAGCGCGTTCAGGCCCCTCAGCATCAGCACATAGACGGCCAGCTCCTGATCGTCGCGCGCCGCCATCTTGGTGGCCTGGTCCAGGCGCTCGATCAGGGCGCTCTGGCTGTAGATGCCGGTCAGGCCGTCGCGCAGCAGCATCGCCGGCGCGGTCTTGGGACCGGCCTCGCGCTCGATGCCGACCAGATTGGCCAGGTCGTCGAACAGGTTGTCCAGGCCGCTGGCCTTGTCGTAGAAGCCGTCGGCGCCGGCGTCCTCGCAGGCCTGGCGGTAGGCGTCCAGGGCCTGGGCGGTCAGCACCATCACCCGGCCCATGAAGCCGGAGCGGCGCAGCCGGGCCAGCACCTGCAGGCCGGAGCCGGAGGCCAGCGACAGGTCCAGCAGCACGGTGTCCGGCTTGAGCCAATCGATCAGGGCCAGGGCCTGTTCCTGGCCGTTCGCCTCGCCGACCACGTTGACGCCGGGCAGGGTCTCAAGGCGGCGCACCAGCAGGCGCCGGATGGAGGGCGAATCCTCGACGAGAAAGACATTCATTGTGGACTCCCTGTTTATGGCCTCGATCTTCGATGCGGGCCGGTCCGCGAGGCAGCGGGCGTTGCCGCAACAGGGCGTGCATGAAAGGCCTCGAGCCCATGTAGGCAAATCGCTTACACGGGATCGGTGAGGCCATGCTGGACACAGTATTTGGTCAGGTCGGTGTTGTTCTTCCAGCCGGCCTTCTCGAGGATGCGGGCGCGGTAGGTGCCCACGGTCTTGACCGAGAGGTGCATGATGTCGGCGATCTCGGCCGGTGTGCGGCCGGCGGCGATCAGCAACATCACCCGGTGCTCCTGGGCCGAGAGCTGCTCATGCGGCAACTGGTTCGGCGTCTGCCCGGACAAGAGGCCCAGCAGGTGGTCGGCCATCGCGGCGGTGACATAGCGCCCGCCGGACAGCAGCCGGTGCAGCGCGCTGACCAGCTCGTCGCCGGCGCGGTCCTTGGGCAGATAGCCGGAAACGCCCATCTGCAGCAGCCGCGCGGCATAGGCCGATTCGGCGTTCAGGCTCAGCACCAGCACCGGCACGCCCTTGAGCGCGCGCAGGATGCGGCTGGCGCCCTCGGTGCCGGTGGCATCGGGCAGGGACAGGTCCAGCACCACCACGTCCAGCGCGGCCGGCTGGCCCAGGGTCAGCGCCTGGGCGATCGTGGTGGCCTCGAGGATCTCGGCATCGGGCCATTCCGCCAGGATCAGCTGGCGCACGCCGACGCGCATGATCGGATGGTCGTCGACCACGAGAATCGTTCTCTTCGGCATCATCCCTCCACTTCCTCGCCGAGGCGGCGCACCGCCAGCGGCAGACAGACATCGATGCGGGAACCGCCCTCATGCCCGGGGCCGAACTGCAGGCTGCCGCCGGCCAGGCTGGCGCGCTCGCGCATATTGCGCAGGCCCGAGGCGTCGGGGCGCACCGGGCCGGGGCCGACGCCGTCGTCCTCGATCACCAGGCCATAGCTGCTGTCGCCGGCCTGGCCGGCGATGCGCAGCCGGCTGGCGCGCGCATGGCGCAGCACATTGGTGGTGGCCTCCTGCAGGATGCGGAACAGCTGGTTGCGCTGCTCGGCGCTGAGCCGGTCCTCGTCGCGCAGGTCCAGCTGCACCGCCAGCTCGCCCTGGCGCTCCAGCGTCTTCGCGTAATGGGCCACCGCGGCGGCCAGGCCCAGGTCGTCCAGCAGCGGCGGGCGCAGGGTGGCGGAGATCTGGCGCGCCACCATGATCATCTCGTCGGCCAGGGTCAGCAACTCGTCCAGCATCTCCTCCTTGGCCGGCGCCAGCTTCTTGCGCAGCGCCAGCACCAGCATCTTGGTGGCCGTGCCGATCTGGCCCATCTGGTCGTGCACCTCGCGCGCCAGCTCGCGGCGCTCGGCCTCGATGCCGCGGTCCAGCTCGGCCGTGAAGCTCTGGATGCGTGCCAGCGCGGCGCTCAGCGCCGCGGTGCGCTCGGCCACGGTGGATTCCAGATGGCTGTTGGCCGCCAGCAGGGCCTGCTCGGCGCGATCGCGCCGGCGCCGCTCCAGCAGCAGGGCCAGCAGCGCGCCGGCGATCAGCAGCACGCCGACCCCGCTGAGCAGGCTGGCCAGCTCGGTGGTGCGCTTGCGCACGATCGCGGTCTCGGCCTGGGTCTGCTTGACCAGCGCGGCCTGCTGCGCCTCCAGCCGGGCCAGCTCATGGCGGATCTCGTCCATCAGCTGCTTGCCCGAGACATAGCCGGACAGGTCCTTCAGCACCGCCTCGCCCTGCTGCCAGCGCAGCGCCACATTGCGCTCGACCTGGGCGATGCGGCGCGTGATCAGTGCCTCCAGCGCCGCGGTCGAGGGCGGCGGCGCCTCGCCCTGCATCAGGCGGATCTTCAGCTCGCCATAGCTGCGCGCCAGGTCGAGCCGGGCCTGCTCGTAGGGCTCCAGGAAGGCGCTCTGGCCGGTGATGATGAAGCCGCGCTGGCCGGTTTCGATGTCGACCAGCAGCGCGCCGACCTTGCGCACCTGCAGCTGGGTCTGCAGGGCATGGGCCTGCGCGTCGCTGCGCCGGGCCAGCTCCTGCAGGCTGAGATGCTCGCCCCAGGCCATCGCGACGAAGGCGATGCAACCGCTCAACAGCAAACCGAAGGCCAGAGGAAACGACGAGATGCGCATGCATGCCCTGCGAGTGGGATTCGGCACTCTGGATACATGCGGGCCCGCAGCCTTCGACGATGACAGTGGGGCTGCAGCGCCCACCCTACCCATTTCGCTGCGGGAGGGCCCTGCCGGCTCTTGTCGCTCACCGCAATGGCCGCAGGCTAGGCCGAGTGGGCGGAAAATGCAAGATCACGCCCCCCGCAGCGGGGTCAGGTCTTTACCGCACGGCTCTTGACCACCTCATAGCGCTCCAGGGTGCGGCGGCGCGCCTCCTCATGCGCGACCAGCGGCGGCGGATAGTTGGGATCCAGCAACGTTCCGGCCAGCCAGGGCGCATGCACCAGCTTGGGCGGCAGCGCCGCCAGCTCCGGCAGGTAGCGCTTGATGAAGCGGCCCTCGGGGTCGAACTTCTCGCTCTGGCTGACCGGGTTGAAGATGCGGAAATAGGGCTGGGCGTCGCAGCCGCTGGAGGCGGCCCATTGCCAGCCGCCATTGTTGGCCGCGAGGTCGAAATCCAACAGTTGCTCGGCGAAGTAAGCCTCGCCGCGGCGCCAGTCGATGCCCAGATCCTTGATCAGGAAGCTGGCCGTGACCATGCGCAGCCGGTTGTGCATATAGCCACTGGTATTGAGCTGGCGCATCGCCGCGTCCACCAGCGGGTAGCCGGTCTCGCCGCGGCACCAGGCGCCGAAGCGCCGCTCGGCCTCCGGGCCCTGCTCCCAGACGATCTTGTCGTACTCCGGCCGGAAGGCGCTGCTCATCGCATGCGGCCAGTGGTGCATCACCTGGTGGTAGAAGTCGCGCCAGACCAGTTCGGACAGCCAGACCTCGGCGCCGCGCTCGCCGGCCGCGGCGCGCTGCCAGGCCGCGCGCGCCAGGCGCCGGATCGAGACGGTGCCGAAGCGCAGGTGCACGCTCAGGTAGCTGGGGCCCTTGACGGCCGGGAAGTCGCGCGCCTCGTGGTAGCGGTCGATCCGCTCCAGGAAGTCCTCGAACAGCGCGTCGGCCCGGTCCGCGCCCAGCGCCGACGCCAGCCCGGCGGGCGTAAAGCCGATCTCGGCCAGGGCCGGCACGCCGCGCGCCAGCGGGCCGGCCGCCAGGGCCGTGGCATGGCGCTCGACCGGGTAGGGGCGCAGGAAGAACTCGTCGACCTTCCTCAGCCAGGCGTTCTTGTAGGGCGTGAACACCGAATAGGGCTTGCCGGCGGCGGTCAGCAGCTCGCTGCGCTCGAAGATCACATGGTCCTTGAAACTGTGCAGCCGGGCGCCGAAGGCGGCCAGGCGCTCGCCCACCCGGGCATCGCGGGCCAGGGCCTGGGGCTCGTCGTCATGGTTGGCGAACACCGCCTGCGCGCCCAGCTCGGCGGCCAGGCGCGGGATCTCCTCGTCGGCGCGGCCATGGCGCACGATCAGGGCGC
This genomic stretch from Roseateles sp. DAIF2 harbors:
- a CDS encoding metallophosphoesterase — its product is MKISKTTSSALLGMTMLLAACGGGGDGVPAPAPEPAPPAVKALSVGVLPDTQGGGSNVSVHPMRALLELYKQQKVDVVLVVGDLAENGSAAEYRQWREVAEAYKPFMTFLPIMGNHDNKGMDQDWHDLVADFIPADAEHMAGARNKNYALLRKGVLLINISYGWMPFAYDFVEQTILKHKAQARHIVLQTHNSFVGNKYGLLRERIVEGYKSEEGDVAFKGVYEKYRKLLADHDVVYVSGHEHLYARSLIRDPAQRNFMQIVSGSASYKGYENRFGEHELVQNTLMLKARTEATGTLDVNASILDFRDDVLDFKAWYAEHSVMKNEDGPKELAQPRWQLFDRFRRSAARCEKLVYPASFPSEIQRNNAYDTSYRSSACPSPQGLVARVLDGENLSFNRHDTRSRSMSAEPGKTEAANNRELLSLMQRHMFIAHESWRPNLNNSQRARLVNIGQADEEVEVRATTIDLKKQLILAWEPRTESLQSEVLSVSGTAGQGGTYIDPYGRAKDIATAAGLPGSLGDGSEAGKRPVQLPAAASKGWTLDGEGQGDRYVLEFGLPKDVKPEQVLLARQDGAGRWQALAQAGCLSTRPYAAAYLLTAPADVSGTCAAAPAIVGFDAARKTFWARVSQEGRFALVARP
- a CDS encoding spore coat U domain-containing protein is translated as MSPRTTTIHTPFLRPLLLLGLLLGLAGPARAVCTLVCSCSVTTTTLAFGSYNPLAFGNTDSSGTVRVQCGGVIGLLIPYEVTMSTGSSGSYAIRKLKFGAHTLDYNLYTDATYTAVLGDGTTGGTQKISSSVTLDLAGLSPPQIHWVYGRLAGRQLGAAPGAYSDSLTATLTYY
- a CDS encoding fimbria/pilus outer membrane usher protein yields the protein MRRGPEAILILLFLNLLLPIRMGRAAESALPPLASSPELARALAEIQQRAQLGETLLLGLRINGVPQPQTLRAVRLPDGLAIPQTMWESLNLKLPIRSPRMIDGELHVLLGDGFSWQIEEATQTLLIELPASAFRAQSLALEAAAQRPTLPARLGLLANYDLQWQRRLSGPAGSGAGTLDGLLELGALTRRGDLNQLMLYRDGGRLLRLETRWTLDRPQNMTRLRIGDTVGQPGAWGRALRLGGVQWGTDFALRPGFLSFPLPTLRGETALPSTLDVYVNNSQRLQGRLQAGAFDISDLPLITGQGEIRTVVRDLLGREQVIVQPYYVSPALLKPGLRAWSLELGRLREDYGTHSNRYGAALLSATERRGISESFTRELRAELQRSQQTLGATGIWLWPRLGTANGSLALSRSQQRGRGWLLAAGLDRQARDWSGSLQFQRVSAGFAQAGDMRSPDAITGAPPSRREDARWNLSAAVGTSWAGHALGLSYVRQDDRLLAQPTKLLSLNWGRDLGGWGYLSLVALRDLAGNGATTIALAWNHALGERSSAGIALTRNRAPPESGGDSQQLQVQVQQNPPLGRGLGYQLLAESGQQRRQMVQSYWQGERFVFNGGVARLGRQTEARAGLSGGLAWMDGSVYTSRRIDGGFVVVQVADYPGIGVLHDNHEVARTDARGRAFIGGLRGYQSNRVAINATDLPYDAELEILELRLIPAARSAALIEFPVTRSRSASFRLVDATGAPLPPGSELQVQGQSRLFVVGLDGRAFVGGLAPGANRVRARWPEGQCSVILQLPSDTAELPELGQLRCLETR
- a CDS encoding molecular chaperone; the encoded protein is MKRLIHRLLLPWLLLIPWLAQAADVSLMPVNVRLDRLNDRATVQVTNNGAEPVVMQADAIAWTRVEGKDVDGPTSDIIVNPPIFTVQPGQTQVLRVGLRRAQELQQEATYRMVLREIPMPRLSDVGQMAGTVRVLVALRVPVYVAPARVLRDERWSLRRESNGDMVASVTNSGNVHLRVSELRLHGEGAQGRPLALQGSNAVIFPGEERSFRLQAGGGTPSRLEVMTDRGLQQVALNEARP
- a CDS encoding spore coat U domain-containing protein, producing the protein MNIRIAPLLAALAAASLALSAQATTTTNTFQVTATVISACTVSGAALNFGSSIDPLATATPLDSSSTLSVVCTNTTPYTVALDAGQNAGGAANFTSRAMKSGSNLLGYQLYLDNGRSTVWGNGTGSSTHSGTGTGSTQSLTIYGRLPSLANVIPGAYTDTVTVTVSY
- a CDS encoding diguanylate cyclase domain-containing protein is translated as MNVFLVEDSPSIRRLLVRRLETLPGVNVVGEANGQEQALALIDWLKPDTVLLDLSLASGSGLQVLARLRRSGFMGRVMVLTAQALDAYRQACEDAGADGFYDKASGLDNLFDDLANLVGIEREAGPKTAPAMLLRDGLTGIYSQSALIERLDQATKMAARDDQELAVYVLMLRGLNALREAQGETGVDSVMRETAARLAQCSTPADVLARHAEDQFSLVLTRVESAAEAALFAQRLNTLMGQPFEIKGLQLSMPSELGVALFPRDAISARALLTLAEADAYGTQQPRPGSAFTQ
- a CDS encoding response regulator transcription factor: MMPKRTILVVDDHPIMRVGVRQLILAEWPDAEILEATTIAQALTLGQPAALDVVVLDLSLPDATGTEGASRILRALKGVPVLVLSLNAESAYAARLLQMGVSGYLPKDRAGDELVSALHRLLSGGRYVTAAMADHLLGLLSGQTPNQLPHEQLSAQEHRVMLLIAAGRTPAEIADIMHLSVKTVGTYRARILEKAGWKNNTDLTKYCVQHGLTDPV
- a CDS encoding CHASE3 domain-containing protein, whose product is MRISSFPLAFGLLLSGCIAFVAMAWGEHLSLQELARRSDAQAHALQTQLQVRKVGALLVDIETGQRGFIITGQSAFLEPYEQARLDLARSYGELKIRLMQGEAPPPSTAALEALITRRIAQVERNVALRWQQGEAVLKDLSGYVSGKQLMDEIRHELARLEAQQAALVKQTQAETAIVRKRTTELASLLSGVGVLLIAGALLALLLERRRRDRAEQALLAANSHLESTVAERTAALSAALARIQSFTAELDRGIEAERRELAREVHDQMGQIGTATKMLVLALRKKLAPAKEEMLDELLTLADEMIMVARQISATLRPPLLDDLGLAAAVAHYAKTLERQGELAVQLDLRDEDRLSAEQRNQLFRILQEATTNVLRHARASRLRIAGQAGDSSYGLVIEDDGVGPGPVRPDASGLRNMRERASLAGGSLQFGPGHEGGSRIDVCLPLAVRRLGEEVEG
- a CDS encoding deoxyribodipyrimidine photo-lyase; its protein translation is MQAKNLDRALVWFRRDLRVDDQAALYHALRATRQVFCAFVLDTEILDALPRADRRVEFILQALARLDERLRALGGALIVRHGRADEEIPRLAAELGAQAVFANHDDEPQALARDARVGERLAAFGARLHSFKDHVIFERSELLTAAGKPYSVFTPYKNAWLRKVDEFFLRPYPVERHATALAAGPLARGVPALAEIGFTPAGLASALGADRADALFEDFLERIDRYHEARDFPAVKGPSYLSVHLRFGTVSIRRLARAAWQRAAAGERGAEVWLSELVWRDFYHQVMHHWPHAMSSAFRPEYDKIVWEQGPEAERRFGAWCRGETGYPLVDAAMRQLNTSGYMHNRLRMVTASFLIKDLGIDWRRGEAYFAEQLLDFDLAANNGGWQWAASSGCDAQPYFRIFNPVSQSEKFDPEGRFIKRYLPELAALPPKLVHAPWLAGTLLDPNYPPPLVAHEEARRRTLERYEVVKSRAVKT